A stretch of DNA from Bradyrhizobium algeriense:
GCAAGCGGCTGGCTGCTCGAGGCGACCACAGCGTGGCCAAACGCGCGCGAAACGTAAAATTGTCCAAAGGCGCGAGAACCGCGAAATTGTCCAGAGGCCGGACCATGTGACCGGTTCAAGCACGCACTTCCCGCCCCCGGCGGGAAGACTGCAAGCTTGCCCTGCCTACGCTCCTGTCAGGAGCGCATCAATCATACCCATCCTCTCGACCAGACGGCAGCAAGCGTCAGCCCGTATTCCTGACCGCATTGGCCAGCATGGCGTAAAGCTCGCGCTTGGTGAGCTCCCTGGTCTGCTTTGCGACAGGCTTCTGCGTAGACACCACCCTATCCACTGGCCGGGCGCAGGCTGCTGCGAGCGTCTGCCTTCGCGTCGGCACGGCCACGATCCTGGGGTTGGCCGTCGGTGGCTTGTGACCCCGCTTGTGGCCCAAGCGCTTCAGCTTCGCGCTCACTGCGTTGCGGCTGTAGCCCAGTCGACTTGCGATCTGACCGGCGCTGTAGCCCGCGGCCCAGAGTTCTTTGAGCAGTGCTACGTCTTTCGCATCCCAACTCATGGGAGATACTTATACACCGAATGTCGGCGTCAGGCGAGTCGTTGCTGATGGTTCGTTGGCCGATGGTTGATCTCGTCGTTAATGCAGCCATCATCATCACTCGCGAAGTTGATGACTGCGGTCAGCTCTTACTTCGGATCGCGAACTCGCGAACCAGCCGCCGCGACCGTCAAGGCGATCGCTGCCGGATCGCAGCAGAGCACCATCAACAATATCAGCCACCGCACCGCGACTTCGGGCGCGACGCCGACCATCATCGCAAGATACTGGATCGGGCCTGCGGATGCCTCGACGCGGGAACGTTCACCAGCCAGCGCCGCGCGTTGCGCCTGCAGACCGACCAGCGTTGCGGTTGCCGCCTGCCGCTGCGTATCCAGCCCATCCCGCGTCAGGCGCTGTTGGGTCGCGATGTTGATCGCCCGCGTCACCCGGCCGCGGCTTGTCGATTCGTCGACGGCCCGGTCGATCTGCGCAATGCGGCTGTCCAGGTCGGCAACGGCAGCCTTTTGCGCCGTGACGCGGGCGTCGAGCGCCTCAATGCGCTCGGTGACGCCGGAACGCGACGTGGCCGCCACGCTGACATGCGCCTCGACCAGCTTGCCGAACACACCGGCGGCATTGATCAGCGCGAGGCCGGCAACGAGGGCCACCATAACGAAACGCATTTTCCAGTTGGTCCGGCGCCAATGCGCGGCCAGCCATCCGGCGATCACCAGCTTGCCGGCTTCCATCGTGGCGGCGAGCACCATGACCGCAACCGGCGCGCCGGGAAATATCTCGGCCATGCCCGCGACGGAAAAGTATGCCGCAACCGTCGCCAGGGCGAGCGCTGCGGCAAGGGCAAAGGCGCGGCTGGCGCGGGCGCGTTCCGGCGTGGCGGGAACGGCCTCCGGCACGATGGGTGCGGAAAACTCTGGCGGCTCGAGCGGCGCGTTGGGCGCCTCTGGCTCGCCATCGGCCTCGGTCGTCTTGGTCCTGGCTGTCCTGGCTGCCTTAGCCTTGGTGCCTTTAGCGGCCTTGGATGCCGGAGAGGCGCGGCTGCGTTTCGTCGCCGGCAACGGCGCCTCGCCGGATGATTCAACGCTTACGTCTTCCATAGGCGTCGCCACCAATCGAGGCGTGCGATGTGAGGCATTGGCCCAGGCGTCAAGCTGATGCCTGATGCGCACAGCATCGCTGTCGCCCTCCG
This window harbors:
- a CDS encoding GcrA family cell cycle regulator, encoding MSWDAKDVALLKELWAAGYSAGQIASRLGYSRNAVSAKLKRLGHKRGHKPPTANPRIVAVPTRRQTLAAACARPVDRVVSTQKPVAKQTRELTKRELYAMLANAVRNTG